From Pleurocapsa sp. PCC 7319:
TAGTGAGATGGCAATTCACTTGACCACAATGGCGACCTGTTTCGTAGACGATAGCATCTTTGTTTCCATCATTATTCAAGTCAATTTCAAAAACAGAATATTCAACATTTGAATAGTTGGGATTACTAGTATTTTTTCTAATAGCATCAACCAATTCTTGACTTGGTAATGTTGATTTAGAATTATAATTATTGGCAATAATATTATTGAGCAAATCTTTTTTGTGAATAAATGAATTGGGTTGAGCTATGGTAGATGAATTACTTGCCCCCCAAATCATTGTACAAGCAAAAACACCAGGTAAAATCTTGTTTGCAATCAAGTTATTGTTCATATTTTTTTCCAAATATCAACAAGAAAACGAGTGATATTCCTATTTTTTCTAATATAAGAAATATTATTGAAGATCAAACTTTTCTAGTTTCGTTATATTTATAATTCCCAAAAACAAATTAATTATCATCTTGACTAAAATAAAAAAAATTGATAATATTTTCAGCAGAAAAAGATAGTACCATATACAAAAAGCTATCACTAAATAGCTGATTTATTGTCAAGTAAGCCTGCTTGATATTGCAAAATTTTGATTAAATCTATAATCTTGACAAGCTAAGTAATTATCAATACCTTCCAATTTATGGAAAAAGTTCTAAACTTATTTGCTTTCCGCATTAACCAGATCAAAGAATGTGGGTTCTCTAACTATTAGCTGCTGATTTTGAGCAACTTTAGTAAATCAGTCCCAGCATCTCTGCCAGGACTTTACTTCTTATATAATGATCGGCATCAGGATTCTGTTCGCATAATCTGACAAACGTGAGCTCGACGAGAAAATTGAAGAAAAGAAAAGGTTGAGATGTAAACTTCAAGTCGCTACCTAAACCGAGTAGATCAATACCATCTTCAACTCACTATATAGAGGATCGTCAAGGAACAAAATATGGAGCTGCGGTTGTTCCTGTAGATCAATGGCAAAGACATTATGCGGATATGGCTCCAGGCAAAGATATAGAAATTCGTGCTTGTGCCGAACCCCCTTTAGGCGATAAAAAGTGTACTAACTTCGTAAAGCTTTGAAATATCCCAATTGGCTGATGGCTGATAGCTGATAACTAGTATATTCATCCAGATTACCTACCTAAATCGTGCAAAGAATTAATTATGGTGGCACATCGATTGGTTACAGTCTGTAAATCTTCTTTACTGGTGGAATTGGAAGGAGCGATCGCATCGCCAATCCTCACAGTTAAGGGTATGGGTTTCGGTAAAGGGAAATCATGACTTAAAATTTTTTCTGTTCCCCAAAGACTGACGGGTAACAAAGGTACTTGAGCCTGAGCAGCGATCCAAGCAGCACCCAGTTTAGGAGCGGTGATTCTGCCATCATCGGAACGAGTACCCTGTAAGAAAACTGCTGCTATCCACCCAGATTCAATTGCCGTCATTGCTGCACGAATAGCTGCGCGATCGCCCGTACTGCGTTTGACGGGATAAGCTCCGTAGAGCTTTATTCCTTGCTTAAATACGGGGATTTTAAATAATTCTTCCTTAGCCATAAAAGCTACCGGACGACCAACGCAATTAGACAGAATTGGTGGATCAAAATAACTAGCATGATTACTGACAGCAATTAATCCCCCAGACTGGGGAACTTTTTCGGCTCCATGTATTTTGACCCTAAAGTAAGTATGTAGTGCAGGGCTAACCACCGACCACTTCAACAGATGGTAGAGTGCCAAACTGGCAAATGGTTCTCGATTTTTCCTTTCCACAAACTGCTCTCAATTAATAACTTGCCGATCTCTAACTATATAATGCTTTAGTCACGATCTTGAAGTTTTTCAGCTTCTTTGATTTCTTGAACCAGTTGCTCCATTTGATTCCCAATTTGGTCTTTATATGCGCTTGGGGCAGCAACATAAGCTTTTTCTAAAATTGGTTTAGCTGCTTTGAAATCTCCCTGTCTTTCTAATACTAATGCTTTGGCTAAAATAGGACGAAAATCATCTTGATTGGCTTGGTTTAATTCATCATAGAGAGCGATCGCTTCTCCGTATCGTTCTTGATTGGTATAAAGTTCTCCC
This genomic window contains:
- a CDS encoding 1-acyl-sn-glycerol-3-phosphate acyltransferase, with the translated sequence MERKNREPFASLALYHLLKWSVVSPALHTYFRVKIHGAEKVPQSGGLIAVSNHASYFDPPILSNCVGRPVAFMAKEELFKIPVFKQGIKLYGAYPVKRSTGDRAAIRAAMTAIESGWIAAVFLQGTRSDDGRITAPKLGAAWIAAQAQVPLLPVSLWGTEKILSHDFPLPKPIPLTVRIGDAIAPSNSTSKEDLQTVTNRCATIINSLHDLGR